The Neochlamydia sp. S13 genome has a segment encoding these proteins:
- the groL gene encoding chaperonin GroEL (60 kDa chaperone family; promotes refolding of misfolded polypeptides especially under stressful conditions; forms two stacked rings of heptamers to form a barrel-shaped 14mer; ends can be capped by GroES; misfolded proteins enter the barrel where they are refolded when GroES binds), which produces MTAKDIKFKEDARQKILKGVRILADAVKVTLGPKGRNVIIDKAYGTPHITKDGVTVAKEIELEDKHENMGAQMVKEVASKTADKAGDGTTTATVLAEFIYAEGLRNVAAGANPLSLRRGIEKAVKAVVKELQSRSKKVQDSKEIVQIATISANNDQQIGEIIAKAMERVGKDGTITVEEAKGFEMTLDVVEGMNFDRGYLSAYFMTNPETQECVLEDAFVLVYEKKISVLKEFIPILQACAESGRPLLVIAEDVEGEALATLVVNRLRTGLKFCAVKAPGFGDRRKAMLEDIAILTGAQVISEELGMKLESTTLEMLGRAKKIIVNKDETTVVEGMGDKKKIEERASLIKRQIEETDSDYDREKLQERLAKIAGGVAVIRVGAATEVEMKEMKDRVDDAHHATAAAVAEGYLPGGGVAYIRCVPSVLSLAESLEGDEKTGAKIIAKALSAPLRQIAENAGQEGSIILQQVEKLSDAQGYNALTGEFTDMIKAGILDPTKVARCALENAASVAGLLITTEALIADVVDEKAAPAMPPGGMDY; this is translated from the coding sequence ATGACCGCGAAAGATATTAAATTTAAAGAAGATGCTCGTCAAAAGATTCTTAAAGGGGTGCGCATTCTTGCTGATGCCGTAAAAGTTACACTAGGTCCCAAAGGACGCAATGTGATTATTGATAAAGCATATGGAACACCTCACATTACAAAAGATGGTGTAACCGTAGCTAAAGAAATTGAGTTGGAAGACAAGCATGAGAATATGGGCGCTCAAATGGTGAAAGAAGTAGCTAGTAAGACAGCTGATAAAGCTGGAGACGGTACAACTACCGCTACAGTGCTTGCTGAATTTATTTATGCTGAAGGTCTTCGTAATGTGGCTGCAGGAGCAAATCCGCTCAGTTTACGCCGTGGTATTGAAAAAGCTGTCAAAGCAGTTGTTAAAGAATTACAATCCCGCAGTAAAAAAGTTCAAGACTCTAAAGAGATTGTTCAGATAGCCACTATCTCTGCCAATAATGATCAGCAGATTGGAGAAATCATAGCTAAAGCTATGGAAAGGGTGGGGAAAGACGGAACCATCACGGTCGAAGAAGCTAAAGGCTTTGAGATGACTCTGGATGTAGTCGAAGGAATGAATTTTGATCGAGGCTATCTTTCTGCTTATTTTATGACCAATCCAGAAACCCAAGAGTGTGTATTAGAAGATGCTTTTGTGTTAGTCTATGAAAAGAAGATCTCAGTTTTAAAAGAATTTATTCCTATCTTGCAAGCTTGTGCTGAAAGCGGAAGGCCTCTGCTTGTTATTGCTGAAGATGTAGAAGGGGAAGCATTGGCTACCTTAGTAGTAAATCGTCTGCGCACGGGGCTAAAGTTTTGTGCAGTAAAAGCTCCAGGATTTGGCGATCGTCGTAAAGCCATGTTAGAAGATATTGCCATTTTAACCGGTGCTCAAGTGATCAGCGAAGAACTTGGCATGAAGCTCGAAAGTACAACATTAGAGATGCTAGGCCGCGCTAAGAAAATTATCGTTAATAAAGACGAAACAACGGTTGTTGAAGGCATGGGCGATAAGAAAAAGATAGAGGAGCGTGCATCCCTTATCAAACGCCAAATTGAAGAAACTGATTCTGATTATGATCGTGAAAAGCTACAAGAACGATTGGCTAAGATAGCCGGTGGTGTTGCTGTGATCCGTGTGGGTGCAGCTACTGAAGTGGAAATGAAAGAAATGAAAGATCGTGTCGATGATGCGCATCATGCCACTGCCGCTGCAGTAGCGGAAGGGTACTTACCTGGTGGGGGTGTAGCTTATATACGTTGCGTACCTTCCGTTCTAAGCTTAGCAGAAAGCTTAGAGGGTGACGAAAAAACGGGCGCAAAAATTATTGCTAAAGCACTTAGCGCTCCACTTCGTCAGATAGCAGAGAATGCAGGTCAAGAAGGTTCAATTATTCTTCAGCAAGTAGAAAAATTATCAGATGCTCAAGGATACAACGCTTTAACAGGTGAATTTACCGATATGATCAAAGCGGGAATTTTAGATCCTACAAAAGTTGCTCGATGTGCATTAGAGAATGCAGCCTCAGTAGCTGGTTTGTTAATTACTACAGAAGCACTCATTGCTGATGTTGTAGATGAAAAAGCTGCCCCTGCCATGCCTCCTGGAGGGATGGACTACTAA
- a CDS encoding DNA-binding protein, with amino-acid sequence MRRSTKYQDWLLEKLKDHDEADVHLNDALEESLKGDEESQQLFLIALRNVAEAQGGIGALAKKAYVGRESLYKTLSGTGNPKWHILVSLGVAMGLNLRLS; translated from the coding sequence ATGAGAAGAAGTACGAAATATCAAGATTGGCTTCTTGAAAAGCTTAAAGATCATGATGAAGCCGATGTACATCTAAACGATGCTTTGGAAGAAAGCCTTAAAGGCGATGAAGAGTCTCAGCAACTCTTTCTTATTGCTCTCCGCAATGTCGCAGAAGCTCAAGGTGGTATTGGTGCTCTCGCTAAAAAGGCTTACGTAGGGCGCGAAAGTCTTTATAAGACTCTTTCAGGCACAGGCAACCCAAAGTGGCATATACTTGTTTCTCTTGGCGTCGCGATGGGGCTTAATTTGAGATTAAGTTAG
- a CDS encoding DNA-binding protein, translating into MAKLKTSNRQKKFTKSGFMTKFKRTPREYNPMKDLLDEELIAKAVWECLKENDPDGVIEILEAHISAKNKSQLAREHDLPRTTLYHAFKSKNPTLHTLAKLVNATV; encoded by the coding sequence ATGGCCAAACTAAAGACATCAAACAGGCAGAAAAAATTTACAAAGAGTGGGTTTATGACTAAATTTAAGAGAACGCCTCGGGAATACAATCCAATGAAAGATCTTTTAGATGAAGAGCTTATTGCAAAAGCTGTTTGGGAGTGCTTAAAAGAAAATGATCCTGATGGTGTGATTGAAATTCTGGAAGCTCATATCAGTGCCAAGAATAAAAGCCAACTTGCTAGAGAGCATGATTTACCTAGAACGACCCTATATCATGCCTTTAAAAGCAAAAATCCTACCCTTCACACACTTGCTAAACTGGTAAATGCAACCGTTTAA
- a CDS encoding gamma-glutamyl-gamma-aminobutyrate hydrolase family protein (Members of this family of hydrolases with an active site Cys residue belong to MEROPS family C26.), translating into MSNKIKCVNKGQYLQILREIKERRKDDATCSIKFTDYLRKGNYSLEVVSLDLKEIGMTVNPIEGMGLKPYWGTDILTHVDFNNITFKNCNFKYINLTDSLFKDCCFINCNLNHAAWLKIKMINTSFDGCAMSEVGLAGSSLNNIKFSNCDLKYVDFYGSNLKSVDFISSILTGSNFLEVEIDESRSSNFIDCELTDCLLFDAKHKFNRMGGKGYAVTKPTILIPWNFCQPGLTATKVNLAIKEVEGIPVKYNYLMDNINLLLLDQQVKNQIRLIQKNSSFCTSIPEQIMKGIRDDQLKQLENSEIYKLYSIAVKLSSYVDAIILPGGADLEPEFYGDKKDPHTHTDSDYRRSLLEFALIQQAIIKGIPLMGICRGSHVGNVFYGGTLKQHVEGQVSRQTYHIEEVAVGHSRGLLREVANGKFSSISAHHQALDRIGDHLEEIIVYSSEKEEIPKALESDRGGSPKIFLQFHPEYFVDAEVKTGATANVKISKENKKIFKAFLETVKLIKKRKKRVKSIKEIVKE; encoded by the coding sequence ATGAGCAATAAAATAAAGTGTGTTAATAAAGGCCAATATTTACAGATCTTAAGAGAAATAAAAGAGAGAAGAAAAGATGATGCGACCTGTTCAATCAAATTTACGGATTATTTAAGAAAAGGGAATTATTCTTTAGAAGTAGTCTCTCTGGATTTAAAAGAGATTGGAATGACTGTAAATCCTATAGAAGGAATGGGATTAAAACCTTATTGGGGCACTGATATCTTAACGCACGTAGATTTTAACAATATTACCTTCAAGAATTGTAACTTTAAATACATAAATTTAACAGATTCTTTATTTAAAGACTGTTGCTTCATAAATTGCAATCTCAATCATGCTGCGTGGCTTAAAATCAAAATGATAAACACATCTTTTGATGGTTGTGCAATGAGTGAGGTGGGTTTAGCTGGTAGTAGCTTAAACAACATAAAATTTAGTAATTGTGATTTAAAATATGTAGATTTCTATGGAAGCAATCTTAAATCGGTAGATTTCATTTCTTCTATCTTGACCGGTAGCAATTTCCTAGAAGTTGAAATTGACGAGAGTCGTAGCAGTAATTTTATAGATTGCGAGCTAACGGACTGTTTACTATTTGATGCTAAACACAAGTTTAATAGGATGGGAGGAAAAGGATATGCGGTTACTAAACCTACCATTCTCATTCCGTGGAATTTTTGTCAGCCTGGGTTGACCGCTACTAAAGTAAACTTAGCCATAAAAGAGGTAGAGGGTATCCCTGTAAAGTATAATTACTTGATGGACAATATTAATCTTCTCCTCTTAGACCAGCAGGTAAAAAATCAAATTAGATTAATCCAGAAAAATTCCTCTTTCTGTACAAGCATCCCAGAACAAATTATGAAAGGGATAAGGGATGATCAATTAAAGCAATTAGAAAATTCTGAAATATACAAGCTCTATTCTATAGCTGTTAAGCTTTCTTCTTATGTCGATGCTATCATTTTACCTGGAGGAGCTGATCTGGAACCAGAATTTTATGGAGATAAAAAAGACCCTCACACCCATACTGATTCTGATTATAGAAGAAGCTTATTAGAGTTTGCATTGATCCAACAAGCCATAATAAAAGGTATTCCATTAATGGGCATTTGTAGAGGCTCGCACGTAGGCAATGTTTTTTATGGAGGCACCTTGAAACAACATGTTGAAGGGCAAGTAAGCCGCCAAACATACCATATTGAAGAAGTTGCTGTGGGTCATTCTCGCGGCCTATTAAGAGAAGTAGCCAATGGCAAATTTAGTAGTATTTCTGCCCATCACCAAGCTTTGGATAGGATCGGCGATCACTTAGAAGAAATCATTGTTTATTCAAGCGAAAAAGAAGAAATCCCTAAAGCTTTGGAGAGTGATAGGGGAGGAAGCCCTAAAATTTTTCTTCAATTTCATCCTGAGTATTTCGTTGATGCTGAAGTAAAAACAGGAGCTACTGCTAATGTAAAAATATCTAAAGAAAACAAAAAAATATTTAAAGCTTTCTTAGAAACTGTAAAACTAATCAAGAAGAGAAAAAAGAGGGTGAAAAGTATTAAGGAAATTGTAAAGGAGTAG
- a CDS encoding DUF4116 domain-containing protein, protein MTINFLSKACLFIDHKADYIPIASTVVNLVDIFQKIVVLPLKQKENVPHNPYYAHLKQKTFKRCIILLIPVVGNILVGIWDFTHASKENNRIALHTAIQKNDKNAFKEAIRRLKNDKEAILIAVQYDGLALQHASLKLRNDKQVVLAAIKQYGWALKYAGKELRNDKKTVLAAIQQNGLALEHASEELRNDKELVLAAFQKNSWALRHASEELRNDKEFVLTAVQYDGLALQHASLKLRNDKQVVLAAVKQWGWTLKYASEELRNDKEFVLAAVQKNSWALRHASEELRNDKQVVLAAVQKNSWALRHASEELQNDKQVVLAAVKQWGWTLKYASEELRNDKEFVLAAIQQNFLALWYASEELRNDKEFVLAAVQQSGLALKYAGGKLRNDKEFVLAVVQQKGLALEHASEELRNDKEIVLAAVQRYGLALEYASEELRNDREVVLAAINQDSRALRYVSQKLQKDLTPRD, encoded by the coding sequence ATGACAATAAATTTTTTATCCAAAGCATGCCTATTTATTGATCATAAGGCTGATTACATTCCTATTGCCAGCACGGTGGTTAATTTAGTCGATATCTTTCAAAAAATAGTTGTCTTACCTTTAAAGCAAAAAGAAAATGTGCCTCATAACCCTTACTATGCTCACCTTAAACAAAAAACTTTTAAACGCTGCATAATTTTGCTGATTCCTGTGGTGGGAAATATACTCGTTGGAATTTGGGATTTTACTCATGCTAGCAAAGAGAATAATAGAATCGCTCTGCACACTGCAATTCAGAAGAATGATAAGAATGCTTTTAAAGAGGCTATCCGCAGGCTTAAAAATGATAAGGAGGCCATTCTTATCGCTGTTCAGTATGATGGCTTAGCCCTTCAGCATGCTAGTCTAAAGCTTCGAAATGATAAGCAAGTCGTCCTTGCGGCTATTAAGCAATACGGTTGGGCGCTTAAGTATGCTGGCAAAGAGCTACGGAACGACAAGAAAACCGTTCTTGCGGCCATTCAGCAAAACGGTTTGGCACTTGAGCATGCTAGCGAAGAGCTGCGGAATGACAAGGAACTCGTTCTTGCGGCATTTCAGAAAAATAGTTGGGCGCTTCGGCATGCTAGCGAAGAGCTTCGGAATGACAAAGAATTCGTTCTTACGGCTGTTCAGTATGATGGCTTAGCCCTTCAACATGCTAGTCTAAAGCTGCGGAATGATAAGCAAGTCGTCCTTGCGGCTGTTAAGCAATGGGGTTGGACGCTTAAGTATGCTAGTGAAGAGCTGCGGAATGACAAGGAATTCGTCCTTGCAGCAGTTCAGAAAAATAGCTGGGCGCTTCGGCACGCTAGCGAAGAGCTTCGGAATGATAAGCAAGTCGTCCTTGCGGCAGTTCAGAAAAATAGCTGGGCGCTTCGGCATGCTAGCGAAGAGCTTCAGAATGATAAGCAAGTCGTCCTTGCGGCTGTTAAGCAATGGGGTTGGACGCTTAAATATGCTAGCGAAGAGCTGCGGAATGACAAGGAATTCGTTCTTGCGGCTATCCAGCAAAACTTTTTGGCGCTTTGGTATGCTAGCGAAGAGCTGCGGAATGACAAGGAATTCGTTCTTGCGGCCGTTCAGCAAAGTGGTTTGGCGCTTAAGTATGCTGGCGGAAAGCTGCGGAATGACAAGGAATTCGTTCTTGCGGTTGTTCAGCAAAAAGGCTTAGCGCTTGAACATGCTAGCGAAGAGCTGCGGAACGACAAGGAAATCGTCCTTGCGGCTGTTCAGCGATACGGTTTGGCGCTTGAGTATGCTAGCGAAGAGCTGCGGAACGATAGAGAGGTCGTTCTTGCTGCTATTAATCAAGACAGCCGGGCACTTAGGTATGTTAGCCAAAAGCTTCAAAAGGATTTAACACCTAGGGATTAG
- a CDS encoding transposase: MKKKLTYRIRNWPEYNKALVQRGSITLWFSDETIKGWRENKSTGKKGRPRIYSAEAILCVLMIRAVYHLPFCAVRGFLLSLITLLALGAACSWLYPHL, encoded by the coding sequence ATGAAAAAAAAGCTCACTTACCGCATACGTAATTGGCCTGAGTATAACAAAGCTTTAGTACAAAGAGGAAGCATAACTTTATGGTTTTCGGATGAAACCATTAAAGGATGGAGGGAAAATAAAAGCACGGGTAAGAAGGGACGCCCAAGAATTTACTCTGCTGAAGCTATCCTATGCGTGTTGATGATTAGAGCTGTTTATCATCTACCCTTCTGCGCTGTACGAGGATTTCTCTTGTCTCTGATTACTTTGCTAGCTTTAGGAGCTGCCTGTTCCTGGCTATACCCGCATCTGTAG
- a CDS encoding transposase, protein MVFDSSGVKVYGEGEWKVRQHGKVKRRTWRKIHLSVCPDSHEIILSELTLSNKADDLVASQMISKLPKSVKTTYGDRAYDRQAYYQSSYIQGINPLVPPRRGGRLSQETDKPWMKKRNDALKIIQGFRGDEGLGNSGRSSAAIIEDRLPKRRCTALKEALEEIFALGNYPISEQNYMLNL, encoded by the coding sequence ATAGTCTTTGATTCCTCGGGGGTAAAGGTCTATGGCGAAGGAGAGTGGAAAGTGCGCCAGCATGGCAAAGTAAAGCGGAGGACTTGGAGAAAGATTCACTTAAGCGTTTGCCCAGACTCGCATGAGATTATTTTGAGTGAATTGACATTGAGCAATAAAGCCGATGATTTAGTAGCGAGCCAAATGATCTCCAAGCTGCCAAAGAGCGTAAAAACCACTTATGGAGATCGTGCTTATGATAGGCAAGCTTACTACCAATCATCTTATATTCAGGGTATAAATCCTTTAGTGCCTCCACGAAGAGGAGGAAGGCTAAGCCAAGAGACGGACAAACCCTGGATGAAAAAAAGAAATGATGCTTTAAAAATCATTCAAGGTTTTAGAGGAGATGAGGGGCTAGGCAACTCTGGAAGAAGCTCTGCGGCTATCATAGAAGATCGCTTGCCGAAACGGCGATGTACCGCTTTAAAAGAAGCTTTGGAGGAGATTTTCGCTCTAGGAAACTACCCTATCAGCGAGCAGAATTATATGCTAAATCTGTAG
- a CDS encoding NADH-quinone oxidoreductase subunit C has translation MNISETLENLKVQLGGGIIKKTYFLGEVIVEVGKENIKKALICLKQVGYEVLIDLTAIHSLLPNKKIKIAYWLYNPIHCERMRIISYTESDMLLPSVTDIWEEAEGYERQLFNLFNVRFTEHYTPKGILVAKEWEKPSSSQGYVQQEECMKFKTFLSNQDPSLIIPCVHANPPID, from the coding sequence ATGAACATTTCTGAAACATTGGAAAATTTAAAAGTTCAATTAGGAGGGGGAATTATCAAAAAAACTTATTTTCTTGGAGAAGTAATCGTAGAGGTAGGCAAAGAAAATATAAAAAAGGCGCTTATATGCTTAAAGCAGGTAGGTTACGAGGTCTTAATAGATCTTACAGCCATTCATTCTCTGCTGCCTAACAAAAAAATAAAAATTGCATACTGGCTATATAACCCTATTCATTGTGAGCGTATGCGAATAATCAGCTATACCGAAAGTGACATGCTACTCCCTTCAGTAACAGATATATGGGAAGAGGCTGAAGGGTATGAGCGCCAGCTTTTTAATTTATTTAACGTTCGATTTACAGAGCATTACACGCCTAAAGGAATCTTGGTAGCCAAGGAGTGGGAAAAGCCTTCTTCATCGCAAGGATACGTACAACAAGAAGAGTGTATGAAATTTAAAACTTTCCTTAGCAATCAGGACCCTTCACTAATCATTCCTTGTGTCCATGCTAATCCTCCTATCGATTGA
- a CDS encoding DNA polymerase III subunit chi: protein MQKPNIIFIPVFSNQQKLGSICHYIQHHFEVGDNVLVVAPNEQATRYIDELLWKFSPESFLPHIASNTPSSEKVVITSVAQNLNQALVLINLCAEVSPIAEHFNVVYELYDQTHPEKLAQSQRRQQIYTSKQFTIVHSAALK, encoded by the coding sequence ATGCAAAAACCTAATATCATCTTCATTCCTGTATTCTCTAACCAGCAAAAACTAGGATCTATCTGCCATTATATCCAGCATCATTTTGAAGTAGGGGATAACGTTTTAGTTGTCGCTCCTAATGAACAAGCTACTCGCTATATCGATGAATTGCTGTGGAAATTTTCCCCCGAGAGCTTTCTTCCTCATATAGCTTCAAATACTCCTTCATCAGAAAAAGTGGTCATCACTTCTGTGGCTCAAAATTTAAATCAGGCTCTTGTTTTGATAAATCTGTGTGCAGAAGTAAGCCCTATTGCAGAGCACTTTAATGTTGTTTATGAGCTGTATGATCAAACTCATCCTGAAAAGCTAGCGCAATCGCAACGCCGTCAGCAGATTTACACTTCAAAGCAGTTTACTATCGTCCACTCGGCAGCTTTGAAGTAG
- a CDS encoding DUF502 domain-containing protein, whose translation MKKYFLTGLALLLPVILTLAIVAFIVNLLTDPFIHLLKAAFHYYHPANDYPWNLDQTLGLLLIIRLFILIMVVIFIIFIGFLTRTFFMYSLLSFTDNLIRHIPIINRVYKSLQDVIHPLFSSTSSSFKQVVLVPYPHENSLSIGFLTSNTLKETGEIRLKDKVAVFVPGTPNPTFGFILMFPQDKVRLIDMKVEEAFKLLVSCGIMLPSIPGSSDHAKT comes from the coding sequence ATGAAAAAATACTTTTTAACGGGATTGGCACTCCTTTTGCCTGTTATCCTTACACTAGCTATCGTAGCTTTTATAGTAAATTTATTGACCGATCCATTCATTCATCTTCTAAAAGCAGCTTTTCATTACTATCACCCTGCTAATGATTATCCCTGGAATTTAGATCAAACTCTAGGGCTGCTCCTCATTATTCGTCTATTTATTTTAATCATGGTCGTTATATTTATTATTTTTATAGGATTCTTAACGCGTACATTTTTCATGTATTCTCTGCTTAGCTTTACTGACAATTTGATTCGTCATATTCCTATCATTAATAGGGTGTATAAGTCCCTCCAAGATGTTATTCATCCTCTTTTTTCTTCCACCAGTTCATCTTTCAAGCAAGTTGTGCTTGTCCCCTATCCTCATGAAAACTCTTTATCTATTGGCTTTTTAACCTCAAATACCCTAAAAGAGACCGGCGAGATCAGATTAAAAGATAAAGTGGCAGTTTTTGTACCCGGTACACCCAATCCTACTTTCGGTTTTATTCTGATGTTTCCCCAAGATAAAGTCAGGTTAATTGATATGAAAGTTGAGGAGGCTTTCAAGCTTTTGGTGTCTTGTGGTATTATGCTTCCTTCCATACCAGGGAGCTCTGATCATGCAAAAACCTAA
- a CDS encoding DUF502 domain-containing protein encodes MKKYFITGLAVLLPLTLTLFIVVFVFNRLTDPFAGITKEILRQNHFLEKTPPQLQHLISQVIIVTLIFFSTVFVGMIGRWLIVRYILRFTEKILRRIPFIRSVYNTCKDVIKTLFISEGKSFKQVVMVPYPNATTYCIGLITRENMVGLGSHSDEELVAIFVPCTPNPTSGFLMMFRKNELIYLDMSVEEAFKYIISCGVISVSFNPLLPSADMLSASPSVPL; translated from the coding sequence ATGAAAAAATACTTCATTACAGGTCTTGCCGTTCTTTTACCTTTAACTTTGACTCTCTTTATCGTAGTTTTTGTTTTTAATAGACTCACTGACCCTTTTGCAGGTATTACTAAAGAAATTCTTAGGCAAAATCATTTTCTTGAAAAGACCCCTCCTCAACTGCAACATTTAATCAGCCAAGTTATTATTGTGACCTTGATCTTTTTCTCTACTGTTTTTGTGGGAATGATTGGACGTTGGCTTATAGTTAGATATATTCTCCGATTTACAGAGAAAATTCTACGACGCATTCCTTTTATTCGCTCAGTCTACAATACTTGTAAAGATGTAATCAAAACATTATTTATTTCAGAGGGCAAATCTTTTAAGCAAGTTGTCATGGTGCCCTATCCCAATGCTACCACTTATTGTATAGGTTTGATTACACGAGAGAATATGGTAGGTTTAGGCAGCCATTCAGATGAAGAGCTAGTGGCTATTTTTGTTCCCTGCACCCCCAACCCAACTTCTGGCTTTTTAATGATGTTTAGGAAAAATGAACTGATTTATTTGGATATGAGTGTGGAAGAAGCTTTTAAATATATTATTTCCTGCGGAGTAATTTCTGTCTCTTTTAATCCTTTATTACCCTCTGCAGATATGTTATCTGCATCCCCGAGCGTACCCTTATGA
- a CDS encoding DNA-3-methyladenine glycosylase — translation MEKLPLDFYLRDDVLQISQELLGKVLMTCINGVYTGGIITETEAYRGPEDRASHAYGGRRTKRNEVMYHAGGHAYVYRIYGIHAMFNIVTNSIEIPHAILIRAIKPIIGVEQMIKRRNKTKNKANLTGGPGTLAQALGIDTIHNGLLLTGPLIWLEDHHICCEKKNLVIGPRVGIDYAGEHAQLPWRFIYALEM, via the coding sequence ATGGAAAAACTTCCTTTAGATTTTTATTTAAGAGACGATGTCCTACAGATTAGCCAAGAGCTATTAGGTAAAGTATTGATGACCTGCATCAATGGAGTGTATACGGGAGGAATTATTACTGAAACGGAAGCTTACAGGGGTCCTGAAGATCGAGCTTCCCATGCGTATGGCGGCCGTCGTACCAAACGGAATGAGGTGATGTATCATGCAGGTGGACATGCTTACGTGTATCGCATCTATGGAATTCACGCCATGTTTAACATTGTTACTAACAGTATTGAAATTCCCCATGCTATTTTGATTCGCGCTATTAAACCTATTATTGGCGTTGAACAAATGATTAAACGGCGCAATAAAACTAAAAATAAAGCTAACCTTACGGGTGGACCAGGGACATTAGCACAAGCTTTAGGCATTGATACTATTCATAATGGCTTACTATTGACAGGACCCCTTATCTGGCTAGAAGATCATCACATTTGTTGCGAAAAAAAGAATTTAGTCATAGGACCGCGTGTAGGCATCGACTACGCAGGTGAGCATGCTCAACTCCCCTGGCGTTTCATCTATGCGTTAGAAATGTAA